A genomic stretch from Photobacterium atrarenae includes:
- the dnaJ gene encoding molecular chaperone DnaJ, whose amino-acid sequence MSKRDFYEVLGVGRDASERDIKKAYKRLAMKFHPDRNQGDAEAADKFKEVKTAYEILTDPQKKAAYDQYGHAAFEQGGMGGGGGFGGGADFSDIFGDVFGDIFGGGGGRRGGQQRAQRGADLRYNMELTLEEAVRGCSKEIRVPTLVHCDTCDGSGAKKGTSATTCGTCHGAGQVQMRQGFFAVQQTCPHCHGRGKIIKEPCGTCHGQGRKEETKTLSVKIPAGVDTGDRIRLSGEGEAGEFGAPAGDLYVQVHVAQHHIFERDGNNLYCEVPVSFTMAALGGEVEVPTLDGRVSLKVPSETQTGRMFRMRGKGVKSVRGGSVGDLICKLVVETPVNLSSRQKELLQELEETLGGSAAKKHKPKSEGFFDGVKKFFDDLTG is encoded by the coding sequence ATGTCAAAACGTGACTTTTATGAAGTTCTTGGCGTTGGTCGCGACGCGTCAGAACGTGATATTAAGAAGGCTTATAAGCGCCTTGCAATGAAGTTTCACCCGGACCGTAACCAGGGTGACGCTGAGGCTGCGGATAAATTCAAGGAAGTGAAAACGGCCTATGAAATTCTGACCGATCCGCAGAAGAAAGCGGCCTACGATCAGTACGGTCATGCGGCCTTTGAACAAGGTGGCATGGGCGGTGGCGGTGGCTTCGGCGGCGGTGCTGATTTCAGTGATATTTTCGGTGATGTCTTTGGCGATATCTTCGGCGGTGGCGGCGGTCGTCGTGGCGGCCAGCAGCGTGCTCAACGTGGCGCCGATCTGCGCTACAACATGGAGCTGACGCTGGAAGAAGCGGTCCGTGGTTGCTCGAAAGAGATCCGTGTCCCGACGCTGGTTCACTGTGACACCTGTGACGGCTCAGGTGCCAAGAAAGGCACATCGGCAACGACGTGTGGTACCTGTCACGGTGCCGGCCAAGTTCAAATGCGTCAGGGTTTCTTCGCGGTTCAGCAGACCTGTCCGCACTGCCATGGTCGCGGGAAGATCATCAAAGAGCCTTGTGGCACTTGTCATGGCCAGGGTCGCAAAGAAGAGACCAAGACGCTGTCGGTCAAAATCCCTGCGGGCGTGGATACCGGTGATCGGATCCGTCTGTCAGGTGAAGGCGAAGCCGGAGAATTCGGTGCACCGGCCGGCGATCTGTATGTTCAGGTTCATGTGGCTCAGCACCATATTTTTGAGCGAGACGGTAATAACCTGTACTGCGAAGTCCCGGTCAGCTTCACTATGGCAGCCCTCGGCGGTGAAGTGGAAGTGCCGACCCTGGATGGCCGTGTGAGCCTGAAAGTGCCGTCGGAAACCCAGACCGGCCGCATGTTCCGTATGCGCGGCAAAGGGGTGAAATCGGTCCGCGGTGGTTCCGTGGGTGATTTGATCTGTAAGCTGGTGGTGGAAACCCCGGTCAACCTGAGTTCTCGCCAGAAAGAGCTGCTGCAGGAGTTGGAAGAGACGCTGGGGGGCTCAGCTGCGAAAAAGCATAAGCCGAAATCAGAAGGTTTCTTCGATGGTGTGAAGAAATTCTTCGATGATTTGACCGGCTAA
- the dnaK gene encoding molecular chaperone DnaK — translation MGKIIGIDLGTTNSCVAVLDGEKPRVIENAEGDRTTPSVIAYTQDGETLVGQPAKRQAVTNPENTLFAIKRLIGRRFEDEEVQRDIEIMPFKIVKADNGDAWVEAKGQKMAAPQVSAEVLKKMKKTAEDFLGEEVTGAVITVPAYFNDAQRQATKDAGRIAGLEVKRIINEPTAAALAYGLDKEGGDRTIAVYDLGGGTFDISIIEIDEVEGEKTFEVLATNGDTHLGGEDFDNRLINYLVDEFNKDQGINLKNDPLAMQRVKEAAEKAKIELSSAQQTDVNLPYVTADATGPKHMNVKVTRAKLESLVEDLVQRSLEPLKVALADADLSVGDITDVILVGGQTRMPMVQAKVAEFFGKEARKDVNPDEAVAVGAAVQGGVLAGDVKDVLLLDVTPLSLGIETMGGVMTKLIEKNTTIPTKANQVFSTAEDNQSAVTIHVLQGERKQANFNKSLGQFNLEGIQAAPRGMPQIEVTFDLDADGILHVSAKDKSTGKEQKITIQASGGLSDEDIEKMVQEAEANKEADKKFEELVSARNQADQLVHGTRKQVEEAGDALPADDKEKIEAAINALEEARKGEDKETIDAKVQALIEASQKLMEIAQQQAQAQAGEAGAEGQQQAKQDDDVVDAEFEEVKDDKK, via the coding sequence ATGGGTAAAATCATTGGTATTGACTTGGGTACAACTAACTCTTGTGTAGCAGTACTTGATGGTGAAAAACCACGTGTCATTGAAAATGCTGAGGGTGATCGCACAACACCATCGGTTATCGCGTACACTCAAGACGGTGAAACTTTAGTTGGCCAGCCAGCTAAACGTCAGGCGGTAACGAACCCTGAGAACACACTGTTTGCGATCAAGCGTCTGATCGGTCGTCGTTTCGAAGACGAAGAAGTTCAGCGCGACATCGAAATCATGCCTTTCAAAATTGTGAAGGCAGACAACGGCGATGCATGGGTTGAAGCGAAAGGCCAGAAAATGGCTGCGCCTCAGGTATCTGCTGAAGTTCTGAAGAAAATGAAGAAAACGGCTGAAGACTTCCTGGGTGAGGAAGTCACCGGTGCCGTGATCACCGTACCTGCTTACTTCAACGATGCACAGCGTCAGGCGACGAAAGACGCCGGCCGTATCGCAGGTCTGGAAGTAAAACGTATCATCAACGAACCAACAGCGGCTGCGCTGGCTTACGGTCTGGACAAAGAAGGTGGTGACCGCACCATCGCTGTTTACGACCTGGGTGGTGGTACATTCGATATCTCAATCATCGAAATCGATGAAGTTGAAGGCGAGAAGACGTTTGAAGTACTGGCAACCAATGGTGACACGCACCTGGGTGGTGAAGACTTCGATAACCGTCTGATCAACTACCTGGTTGACGAGTTCAATAAAGATCAGGGTATCAACCTGAAGAACGACCCGCTGGCGATGCAGCGTGTGAAAGAAGCCGCCGAAAAAGCGAAAATCGAGCTGTCTTCTGCACAACAGACTGACGTGAACCTGCCATACGTGACAGCTGACGCGACTGGTCCTAAGCACATGAATGTGAAAGTGACTCGTGCCAAGCTGGAATCTCTGGTTGAAGATCTGGTTCAGCGTTCTCTGGAGCCACTGAAAGTTGCTCTGGCTGACGCCGACCTGTCTGTAGGCGACATCACTGACGTGATCCTGGTGGGTGGTCAAACCCGTATGCCTATGGTTCAGGCTAAAGTTGCTGAGTTCTTCGGTAAAGAAGCCCGTAAAGACGTGAACCCTGATGAAGCGGTTGCTGTGGGTGCTGCGGTACAGGGCGGCGTACTGGCGGGTGACGTGAAAGACGTTCTGCTGCTGGACGTCACCCCGCTGTCTCTGGGTATCGAAACCATGGGCGGTGTGATGACCAAGCTGATCGAGAAAAACACCACGATCCCAACCAAGGCGAATCAGGTATTCTCAACAGCTGAAGACAACCAGAGCGCCGTAACGATTCACGTGCTGCAAGGTGAGCGTAAGCAAGCGAACTTCAACAAGTCTCTGGGTCAGTTCAACCTGGAAGGCATTCAGGCAGCGCCACGCGGCATGCCACAGATCGAAGTGACCTTCGACCTGGATGCGGACGGTATCCTGCACGTGTCTGCGAAAGACAAGTCGACAGGCAAAGAGCAGAAGATCACTATCCAGGCATCTGGCGGTCTGAGCGACGAAGATATCGAGAAAATGGTTCAGGAAGCAGAAGCGAACAAAGAAGCGGACAAGAAGTTCGAAGAGCTCGTTTCTGCGCGTAACCAGGCGGACCAACTGGTTCACGGTACCCGTAAGCAAGTTGAAGAAGCCGGCGACGCACTGCCAGCAGACGACAAAGAGAAGATCGAAGCTGCGATTAACGCGCTGGAAGAAGCCCGTAAAGGCGAAGACAAAGAAACGATCGATGCCAAAGTTCAGGCACTGATTGAAGCTTCTCAGAAGCTGATGGAAATCGCACAGCAGCAAGCACAGGCGCAAGCCGGTGAAGCGGGCGCAGAAGGCCAGCAGCAAGCGAAGCAAGACGACGACGTTGTTGACGCTGAGTTCGAAGAAGTTAAAGACGATAAAAAATAA
- the grpE gene encoding nucleotide exchange factor GrpE produces the protein MSNEEKKVQDEELKQAQATAEAAATESAEQDVVEMTEEERQAARIAELEAALLTSEAKVQEQQDSVLRARADVENMRRRTEQEIDKARKFALTKFAEELLPVIDNMERAIEMADKNEAAVQSMIEGVELTLKTMMDTVEKFGLKQINPEGEAFNPELHQAMSIQESAEHEPNTVMLVMQKGYELNGRVVRPAMVMVSKAAAGNVDTQA, from the coding sequence ATGAGCAACGAAGAGAAGAAAGTACAGGACGAAGAGCTGAAGCAAGCGCAGGCGACTGCTGAGGCTGCGGCGACTGAATCTGCTGAGCAGGACGTGGTTGAAATGACGGAAGAAGAACGTCAGGCAGCCCGTATTGCTGAGCTGGAAGCGGCCTTGCTGACCAGCGAAGCCAAAGTTCAGGAGCAGCAAGACAGCGTATTGCGTGCTCGTGCTGATGTGGAAAACATGCGTCGCCGTACTGAGCAGGAAATCGACAAGGCCCGTAAATTTGCCCTGACCAAGTTTGCCGAAGAGCTGCTGCCGGTGATCGACAACATGGAACGTGCAATCGAGATGGCGGACAAGAACGAAGCCGCAGTCCAGTCGATGATCGAAGGGGTTGAGCTGACGCTGAAGACCATGATGGACACAGTTGAGAAGTTCGGTCTGAAGCAGATCAACCCGGAAGGCGAAGCGTTCAACCCAGAGCTGCACCAGGCGATGTCTATTCAGGAAAGCGCAGAGCATGAGCCGAACACGGTGATGCTGGTGATGCAGAAAGGCTATGAGCTGAACGGCCGTGTGGTCCGTCCGGCCATGGTGATGGTGTCTAAAGCGGCTGCCGGGAACGTCGATACCCAGGCGTAA
- the nadK gene encoding NAD(+) kinase, with the protein MKRTFQTIALIGKPRNPDALQTHKGLYDWLFNQGYDVLVDHRLAGELDVPATALCDLLTIGDKADLAIVVGGDGNMLGAARVLSRFDIAVIGVNRGNLGFLTDLDPDAFDSELEQVLAGEFLIEHRFLLEAEVHRHGQIKSRNAALNEAVLHPDKIAHMIEFEVYIDENFAFSQRSDGLIISTPTGSTAYSLSGGGPILSPSLNALSLVPMFPHTLSCRPLVVDGNRRIKLLVSPTNGSTLEVSCDGQVSLPVSPGDEIHIYQSPDQLKLIHPKNYSYYNVLRGKLGWSSKLF; encoded by the coding sequence ATGAAGCGCACTTTTCAAACAATCGCGTTAATTGGCAAGCCGAGAAATCCCGATGCGCTGCAAACGCACAAAGGGCTTTATGACTGGCTGTTTAATCAAGGCTATGACGTTCTGGTGGACCACCGCCTGGCCGGCGAGCTGGATGTCCCCGCCACAGCGCTGTGCGATCTGCTCACCATCGGCGATAAAGCCGACCTGGCCATCGTGGTCGGCGGTGACGGCAATATGCTGGGCGCCGCCCGGGTGCTGTCGCGCTTTGATATTGCGGTGATCGGCGTCAACCGGGGCAACCTGGGCTTCCTCACCGACCTTGATCCCGATGCCTTTGATTCCGAGCTCGAGCAGGTGCTGGCCGGTGAATTTCTCATCGAGCACCGCTTTTTGCTCGAAGCCGAAGTGCACCGCCACGGCCAGATCAAAAGCCGCAATGCGGCGCTGAACGAAGCCGTGCTGCACCCGGACAAAATCGCCCACATGATTGAGTTCGAAGTCTACATCGACGAAAACTTCGCCTTTTCCCAGCGCTCGGACGGCCTGATCATCTCGACCCCGACCGGCTCAACCGCCTATTCGCTCTCCGGCGGCGGCCCGATTTTATCGCCGAGCCTCAACGCCCTGTCGCTGGTGCCAATGTTCCCGCATACCTTGTCGTGCCGCCCCCTGGTGGTTGACGGCAACCGCCGGATCAAACTGCTGGTCTCACCGACCAACGGCAGTACGCTGGAGGTGAGCTGCGACGGCCAGGTCTCGCTGCCGGTCAGCCCGGGCGATGAAATCCACATTTACCAGAGCCCGGATCAGCTCAAGCTGATCCACCCGAAAAACTACAGCTACTATAACGTGCTGCGGGGCAAGCTCGGCTGGTCCAGCAAACTGTTCTGA
- the recN gene encoding DNA repair protein RecN, with translation MLAHMTISNFAIVKTLEFELKPGMTTITGETGAGKSIAIDALGLCLGDRAEASMVRPNEDKAEISATFSLQNNQAARRWLEDNELMDGEDCILRRVITKEGRSRGFINGSPVPASQQKALGQLLINIHGQHAHQQLMRADHQQQMLDQYAGHHLLMEKTRRAYQAWRQANNELKRLIQSRDENEAQKQLIQYQVKELNDLALGEGEYAEIEEEHKRLSNSGELAVSSQTALSVLYDNEDGNALQLLQMASQQVIQLGELDSNLSSIPQMLDDAIIQVQEASQELRSYLDNMEMDPQRLIYLEERLAKIMSLARKHYVMPDELYQKHQDLLKELESLDCSDERLEEMGEDVERLRQKFLANAEKLSKSRQRYARELDKKISDSMHQLSMEHGIFKIDIQSDTEGMLSPLGFDTITFLVSTNPGQPLQPLGKVASGGELSRISLAIQVITAQKVETPSLIFDEVDVGISGPTAAIVGKMLRTLGESTQVMCVTHLPQVAGCGHQQMFVAKKSSKGQTETNMVPLNEDARVAELARLLGGSEITERTLANAKELLIAA, from the coding sequence ATGCTTGCTCATATGACGATCTCTAACTTTGCTATTGTCAAAACCCTCGAATTTGAACTGAAACCGGGCATGACCACCATCACCGGTGAAACTGGTGCCGGTAAGTCGATTGCGATTGATGCCCTCGGGCTGTGCCTCGGCGATCGGGCAGAAGCAAGCATGGTGCGCCCGAATGAAGACAAAGCCGAAATCTCCGCCACCTTCTCGCTGCAGAACAACCAGGCCGCCCGCCGCTGGCTGGAAGATAACGAGCTGATGGACGGCGAAGACTGCATTCTGCGCCGGGTGATCACCAAAGAAGGCCGCTCGCGCGGCTTTATCAACGGCAGTCCGGTCCCGGCCTCGCAGCAAAAAGCCCTGGGCCAGTTGCTGATCAACATCCACGGCCAGCATGCCCACCAACAGCTGATGCGCGCCGATCACCAGCAGCAGATGCTGGATCAGTACGCCGGTCACCACCTGCTGATGGAGAAAACCCGCCGCGCCTATCAGGCCTGGCGCCAGGCCAATAATGAACTGAAACGCCTGATCCAGAGCCGCGACGAGAACGAAGCCCAGAAACAGCTGATCCAATACCAAGTCAAAGAGCTCAACGACCTGGCGCTCGGCGAAGGGGAATACGCAGAGATTGAAGAAGAGCACAAGCGGCTCTCCAACAGCGGTGAGCTGGCCGTGTCCAGCCAGACCGCGCTCTCGGTGCTCTATGACAACGAAGACGGCAACGCCCTGCAACTGCTGCAAATGGCCAGCCAGCAGGTGATCCAGCTCGGCGAGCTCGACAGCAACCTGAGCAGCATCCCGCAAATGCTGGATGACGCCATTATCCAAGTCCAGGAAGCCAGCCAGGAGCTGCGCAGCTACCTCGATAACATGGAGATGGATCCGCAGCGCCTGATCTATCTGGAAGAGCGGTTGGCGAAAATTATGTCCCTGGCGCGCAAGCATTACGTGATGCCGGATGAGCTGTACCAGAAACACCAGGATCTGCTCAAAGAGCTGGAGAGTCTCGATTGCAGCGATGAACGGCTGGAAGAAATGGGCGAAGATGTCGAACGTCTGCGCCAGAAGTTTCTTGCCAACGCCGAAAAGCTGAGCAAGAGCCGCCAGCGCTATGCCAGGGAGCTCGACAAGAAAATTTCCGACAGTATGCACCAGCTCAGCATGGAGCACGGGATCTTCAAAATCGATATCCAGAGCGATACCGAAGGGATGCTCAGCCCACTCGGGTTCGACACCATCACCTTCCTGGTCTCCACCAACCCGGGCCAGCCGCTGCAGCCGCTGGGCAAAGTGGCCTCCGGTGGTGAGCTGTCGCGGATTTCCCTGGCGATCCAGGTGATCACCGCACAGAAAGTCGAAACCCCGAGCCTGATCTTCGATGAAGTCGATGTCGGGATCAGCGGCCCGACCGCCGCCATCGTCGGCAAGATGCTGCGAACCCTGGGCGAATCGACCCAGGTGATGTGTGTCACCCACCTGCCGCAAGTCGCCGGCTGCGGGCATCAGCAGATGTTTGTTGCCAAGAAATCGAGCAAAGGCCAGACCGAAACCAACATGGTGCCGCTCAACGAAGATGCCCGGGTGGCCGAGCTGGCCCGCCTGCTGGGCGGCAGCGAAATTACCGAGCGCACCCTGGCCAACGCCAAGGAGCTACTCATCGCGGCATAA
- the bamE gene encoding outer membrane protein assembly factor BamE — MSWKNIAALTLAASLLGGCSVVERLVYRIDINQGNYLEQRDIDTLRYGMNKEQVSFVLGSPMLVEPEYPNTWYYIYYHKPGHDEAIQKNLILTFNGQNQLISLSGDYDAGPDFMNPIN, encoded by the coding sequence ATGAGTTGGAAAAATATTGCTGCCCTGACCTTGGCAGCAAGCCTGTTGGGAGGCTGCTCAGTTGTTGAACGACTGGTCTACCGTATCGATATCAACCAGGGAAACTACCTGGAGCAACGCGATATCGACACCCTCCGCTATGGAATGAATAAAGAACAAGTCAGCTTTGTGCTGGGCTCACCGATGCTGGTGGAGCCTGAATACCCGAACACCTGGTATTACATCTACTACCACAAGCCCGGGCATGATGAAGCGATTCAAAAGAACCTGATCCTCACCTTCAACGGTCAGAATCAGCTGATCAGCCTCTCCGGCGACTACGATGCCGGGCCGGATTTCATGAATCCAATCAACTGA
- a CDS encoding RnfH family protein, translating to MTSEDKLIHVEVVYALPQVQRVIKLAVMPDTPVQEIIERSGVLEMYPEIDLKKNKVGVFSRNVKLDATIRDGDRLEIYRPLLADPKEIRRKRAEQAKQEALAAKATKKDEASAPDKE from the coding sequence ATGACTTCTGAAGATAAGCTGATCCACGTTGAGGTGGTGTATGCGCTGCCGCAGGTCCAGCGGGTGATCAAGCTGGCGGTGATGCCGGATACGCCGGTGCAGGAAATTATCGAGCGCTCCGGGGTGCTGGAGATGTATCCCGAGATCGATCTGAAGAAGAACAAAGTCGGGGTGTTCAGCCGTAATGTGAAGCTGGACGCGACGATCCGCGACGGCGATCGGCTGGAGATTTACCGCCCGCTGCTGGCCGATCCGAAAGAAATCCGCCGCAAGCGTGCCGAGCAGGCCAAGCAGGAAGCCCTGGCGGCGAAAGCGACCAAAAAAGATGAGGCGTCTGCGCCGGATAAAGAATAA
- a CDS encoding SRPBCC family protein, with amino-acid sequence MPQISRSALVPFSAKKMFELVNDVESYPAFLPGCSGTKILESSEQHMMAAVDVSKAGIRKTFVTRNSLTHGSKIDMQLVDGPFRTLVGGWHFIELDADACKVELKLDFEFTNGLVEAAFGKVFKELTGNMVSAFTQRAREVYDF; translated from the coding sequence ATGCCTCAGATTAGCCGCTCTGCACTGGTTCCTTTCAGCGCAAAGAAGATGTTTGAGCTTGTCAATGACGTTGAGTCATATCCGGCCTTTTTGCCGGGGTGCTCCGGGACCAAAATCCTGGAAAGTTCGGAACAGCATATGATGGCCGCGGTCGATGTATCGAAGGCGGGGATCCGCAAAACATTTGTCACCCGAAATTCGCTCACCCATGGCAGCAAGATAGACATGCAGCTGGTCGACGGGCCGTTCCGGACACTGGTCGGTGGGTGGCATTTTATTGAGCTTGATGCAGATGCCTGTAAGGTGGAGCTGAAGCTGGATTTTGAATTTACCAACGGGCTGGTTGAAGCGGCGTTCGGTAAGGTGTTTAAAGAGCTGACGGGCAACATGGTCAGTGCTTTTACCCAGCGCGCGAGAGAAGTGTATGACTTCTGA
- the smpB gene encoding SsrA-binding protein SmpB produces MAKKKPNKPGSNTIAKNKTARFEFAIQDEYEAGVELQGWEVKAIRSGKVNISESYVFLRNGEAFISGMQITPLNAASTHVVADPTRTRKLLLNRRELDKLAGAVNRDGETIVALTMYWKGSWVKLKVGTAKGKKLHDKRADKKDRDWQRDKARIMKHSNR; encoded by the coding sequence ATGGCCAAGAAAAAACCGAACAAGCCGGGCAGCAATACCATTGCGAAAAACAAAACCGCCCGCTTTGAATTTGCGATCCAAGACGAATACGAAGCCGGCGTTGAGCTGCAGGGATGGGAAGTGAAAGCCATCCGCTCCGGCAAAGTGAACATTTCCGAAAGCTATGTGTTCCTGCGCAACGGCGAAGCCTTTATCTCCGGCATGCAGATCACGCCGCTGAATGCCGCGTCGACCCACGTGGTGGCCGACCCGACCCGGACCCGCAAGCTGCTGCTGAACCGCCGCGAGCTCGACAAGCTGGCCGGTGCCGTCAACCGCGACGGCGAAACCATTGTTGCACTGACCATGTACTGGAAGGGTTCATGGGTTAAACTCAAAGTAGGCACCGCGAAAGGTAAGAAGCTGCACGACAAGCGCGCCGACAAGAAAGATCGCGACTGGCAACGCGATAAAGCGCGCATCATGAAGCACAGCAACCGCTAA
- a CDS encoding integrase domain-containing protein, which translates to MARRVAPLTDNKVKNAKPTNKEQVISDGQGLQLRILPNGTKSWRYVFKNPLTGKRSSITLGTYPSLKIANARQQATSHRELVSQGIDPKAYLHEEKIKYEAQNKHTLFNVSKEWFNLKKHDVTEDYAQDIWRSLELHVFPAIGNQSITTITAQLVINTLKIVEAKGSLETVKRLAQRLNEIMTYAANCGLIEVNPISGVKAAFKKPQKEHMKALEPHELPELMITLANASIRCSTRCLIEFQLHTMTRPNEAAGAQWSEFDLSNKIWTIPAERMKKRKEHRIPITSEVLELLKLMKKMRIDSEYVFPSTKNPKKPMHSQTANMALKRMGFGGRLVSHGLRSIASSTLNAEGHDYYLIEAALAHLVGNESHRAYNRTDYLERRRELMSWWSKHIVKASQAKSSLAAVA; encoded by the coding sequence ATGGCTAGACGAGTAGCTCCGCTGACAGACAACAAAGTTAAGAACGCTAAACCTACCAACAAAGAACAAGTGATCTCAGATGGGCAAGGGCTTCAGCTCAGAATTTTGCCTAATGGAACAAAATCTTGGCGTTACGTGTTTAAAAACCCATTAACAGGTAAACGCTCAAGCATAACTCTCGGAACATACCCCTCACTAAAAATTGCAAATGCACGACAACAAGCAACTAGTCATCGCGAGCTAGTTTCACAAGGTATCGATCCAAAAGCCTACTTACATGAGGAAAAAATAAAGTACGAAGCACAAAACAAACATACACTCTTCAACGTATCCAAAGAGTGGTTCAACCTCAAAAAACATGATGTAACTGAAGACTACGCTCAAGATATTTGGCGTTCTCTAGAATTACATGTATTTCCAGCAATCGGTAACCAATCTATCACTACTATTACTGCCCAGCTTGTAATCAATACCTTAAAGATTGTCGAAGCAAAAGGATCGCTGGAAACGGTGAAACGGTTAGCACAACGGCTTAATGAAATCATGACATATGCCGCTAATTGTGGACTTATTGAGGTAAACCCCATTAGTGGCGTGAAAGCCGCTTTCAAAAAGCCTCAAAAAGAGCATATGAAAGCACTGGAACCGCATGAACTGCCAGAATTAATGATCACCCTAGCCAACGCTAGCATTAGATGCTCCACACGCTGTCTAATTGAGTTTCAGCTTCATACTATGACAAGGCCAAATGAAGCCGCTGGCGCCCAGTGGTCTGAATTCGATTTATCGAACAAGATTTGGACGATCCCCGCAGAACGCATGAAAAAACGTAAAGAACACCGAATTCCTATCACTTCGGAAGTTCTAGAGCTATTAAAACTAATGAAAAAAATGAGAATCGATAGCGAATATGTTTTTCCATCAACAAAAAACCCAAAAAAGCCGATGCATAGCCAAACGGCTAACATGGCACTGAAGAGAATGGGTTTCGGCGGACGGTTGGTCTCTCATGGACTACGATCAATCGCTAGTTCTACGCTAAACGCTGAAGGACACGATTACTATCTGATTGAAGCAGCGCTTGCCCACCTAGTTGGAAATGAGTCACATCGAGCATATAACCGTACAGATTACCTTGAACGTCGAAGAGAGCTGATGTCTTGGTGGAGCAAGCATATTGTAAAAGCTTCTCAAGCCAAATCATCCTTAGCTGCTGTTGCATAG
- a CDS encoding IS3 family transposase (programmed frameshift): MPRYSEERKAAILKKLLPPHNKTIPEVAAEEHISEATLYNWRSKLRSEGKPVPGSEKNSEQWSAEAKFATVIETASLSETELSQYCREKGLYPEQVKAWKLACISGAAQAEQSKKTEQTERKADKKRIRKLETELRRKDKALAETAALLVLFKKAQRLVRSRGRGRLTPLDERQTLLQLFDEAVANGAPQYKTAELIQVPERTLRRWRTSNGHVLADLRPLAIRPEPKNKLSKQERQHILDVCNDAEYASLPPSQIVPRLADKGDYIASESTIYRVLKANDQLHHRGRAKPHKPATEPVSHVATKPNEIWTWDISYLPSNVRGLYWYLYMVIDIYSRKIVGWEVHDRECGALASQLIERATFSERCFVKPRYLHSDNGAPMKSLTLRAKLDEMGISTSFNRPGVSNDNAYSESLFRTTKYRPDYPAHGFKDLAATREWMLNFVNWYNNEHRHSAIKFVTPAERHRNLDAKVLAKRHTVYQLAKAKHPERWAKDTRDWSPIGAVTLNPERADNNQQGGQKRAA; the protein is encoded by the exons ATGCCAAGATATTCCGAAGAGAGAAAAGCCGCCATTTTAAAGAAGCTACTGCCACCGCATAACAAGACCATTCCGGAAGTCGCCGCGGAAGAACACATCAGCGAAGCAACGTTGTACAATTGGCGCAGTAAACTCCGTTCCGAAGGTAAACCTGTGCCAGGTAGTGAAAAAAACTCTGAACAATGGTCGGCAGAAGCCAAGTTCGCCACCGTCATCGAAACCGCCAGTCTGTCAGAAACAGAACTTAGTCAATATTGCCGTGAAAAAGGCCTGTATCCCGAGCAAGTTAAAGCATGGAAACTCGCTTGTATCAGTGGCGCAGCTCAAGCTGAACAGTCCAAGAAAACTGAGCAGACTGAACGTAAAGCGGATAAAAAGCGCATCCGCAAACTGGAAACAGAACTGCGCCGCAAAGACAAAGCACTTGCTGAAACGGCTGCGCTGCTGGTGCTGT TCAAAAAAGCTCAACGTCTTGTACGGAGTCGAGGGCGAGGACGACTAACCCCTCTCGATGAGCGCCAGACGTTACTGCAGCTATTCGATGAAGCTGTCGCTAATGGCGCGCCTCAGTACAAGACAGCTGAACTTATACAAGTGCCTGAACGAACCTTGCGTCGCTGGCGTACGTCAAACGGTCATGTATTGGCTGATCTTCGCCCTCTGGCTATCCGACCGGAGCCGAAGAATAAATTGTCAAAGCAAGAGCGCCAGCACATTCTGGACGTCTGCAATGACGCTGAATATGCCAGTTTACCACCCAGCCAAATCGTGCCGCGACTGGCTGATAAGGGAGACTATATTGCTAGTGAATCAACCATATATCGTGTACTGAAAGCCAATGATCAATTACACCACCGAGGACGGGCAAAACCACACAAGCCCGCCACGGAGCCAGTCTCTCATGTAGCGACGAAGCCCAATGAGATCTGGACTTGGGATATTAGTTACCTGCCATCGAATGTCCGCGGCCTGTACTGGTATCTCTATATGGTCATTGACATTTACAGTCGCAAGATCGTTGGCTGGGAAGTCCATGACCGTGAATGTGGTGCGCTAGCTTCTCAGTTGATTGAGCGCGCGACATTCAGTGAACGCTGCTTTGTAAAACCGCGTTATCTGCACTCAGACAACGGAGCGCCAATGAAGTCACTGACCTTGCGCGCAAAGTTAGACGAAATGGGCATCAGTACATCGTTTAACCGTCCCGGCGTCAGCAATGACAACGCTTACTCAGAGTCATTGTTCCGTACCACTAAGTACCGCCCGGATTATCCAGCGCATGGTTTCAAGGATCTGGCAGCAACACGTGAATGGATGCTGAACTTTGTAAACTGGTACAACAACGAGCACCGCCACAGTGCGATTAAGTTCGTGACGCCCGCGGAGAGGCACCGCAACCTGGATGCCAAGGTGTTGGCGAAGCGACATACTGTTTATCAGTTGGCAAAAGCCAAACACCCTGAGCGTTGGGCTAAGGATACTCGAGACTGGTCACCGATCGGCGCGGTAACACTAAACCCTGAAAGGGCAGATAACAACCAACAAGGCGGTCAAAAAAGAGCCGCTTAA